From Juglans regia cultivar Chandler chromosome 6, Walnut 2.0, whole genome shotgun sequence, the proteins below share one genomic window:
- the LOC108994684 gene encoding uncharacterized protein LOC108994684, whose translation MVSGEPSSHENSIPHSENTHNPISTSPSPTDIPLIALNIAAQINEKLTPSTFPQWRAQFEALLIGYNLLDYINGNNPCPSPNDSSIPILQKTHWIRQDKLILNAILASTNTTITPFIFATKTSHEAWHKLHTLYASKSCTRAMQLKEELTMIKKGNQSVQEDLHTVKALADEISLIDQPISNDDLTLYILNGLGADFHEIAAPIRARERPLMFEELHDLLVRHDAYLHRLDASTQQLVASANYTHRRCGSSQGSQNFKGFSKQNGSGRNGASSKNDSKSAPY comes from the coding sequence ATGGTATCAGGAGAGCCCTCCTCCCACGAGAATTCGATCCCACACTCTGAAAACACCCATAATCCGATTTCAACCTCACCTTCTCCAACAGATATCCCCCTCATTGCCCTCAATATTGCTGCCCAAATCAACGAGAAACTCACACCCTCAACCTTCCCTCAGTGGCGTGCCCAGTTTGAAGCCCTCCTTATTGGCTATAATCTACTTGATTACATCAATGGCAATAATCCATGCCCCTCCCCAAATGATTCCTCCATACCCATTCTTCAGAAAACCCATTGGATAAGACAAGATAAGCTTATCCTCAATGCCATCTTGGCATCCACCAACACCACCATCACTCCATTCATTTTCGCTACTAAAACATCACACGAAGCATGGCACAAGTTGCATACTCTGTATGCAAGCAAGTCCTGTACTCGTGCAATGCAACTCAAGGAGGAGCTTACAATGATTAAGAAAGGCAATCAATCGGTTCAAGAAGACCTGCACACTGTCAAGGCTCTTGCAGACGAAATCTCTCTCATTGATCAACCTATTTCCAATGATGATCTAACTCTTTACATCTTAAATGGACTTGGCGCTGATTTTCACGAAATCGCAGCACCGATTCGCGCACGGGAACGACCATTAATGTTCGAAGAGCTTCACGACCTCCTCGTCAGACATGATGCATATCTGCATCGTCTTGATGCAAGCACCCAACAGCTAGTTGCTTCGGCTAACTATACCCATCGTCGATGTGGTTCTTCACAAGGAAGTCAAAACTTCAAGGGTTTCTCTAAGCAAAATGGGTCTGGCCGAAATGGGGCTTCCTCAAAAAATGATTCCAAATCTGCCCCTTACTGA
- the LOC108994690 gene encoding aspartic proteinase Asp1-like — translation MGDKRQRMMALTAFLFLGPLATFPAGCFSAANQPSQLKKKSPQTTVSNRLGSSVVFPVQGNVYPIGYYYVNINIGNPPKLYDLDIDTGSDVTWVQCDAPCTGCTKPRDRLYKPKNNLVPCADPACIAMYAPEIPKCKDPNDQCDYEVNYADHGSSFGVLVKDNFPIRLYNGSSFSPRLAFGCGYDQKYSGSHPPPSTAGVLGLGNGKGSIVSQLHALGLTQNVVGHCLSGRGGGFLFIGDDLVPSSGIIWTPISHNSLEYHYSSGPAELLFGGKPTGVKGLFIVFDSGSSYTYFNAQAYQTTVNLLRKDLTGKPLKDAPEDKSLPICWKGPKSFKSVGDVKDYFKPLVLSFTNARSVQLQLPPEAYLIVTKQGNVCLGILNSAEVGLENRNIIGDISMQDKMVIYNNEKQLIGWTPANCDRLPKF, via the exons ATGGGTGACAAAAGGCAGAGAATGATGGCACTGACGGCCTTTTTGTTTCTGGGTCCGCTTGCAACTTTTCCTGCAGGCTGTTTCTCGGCAGCCAACCAGCCCTCTCAACTCAAGAAAAAGTCGCCCCAAACCACGGTCTCTAATCGCCTCGGTTCCTCGGTTGTTTTTCCTGTTCAAGGAAATGTTTATCCCATTGG GTACTACTATGTGAACATCAACATAGGTAATCCGCCGAAGCTGTATGACCTTGACATTGATACCGGCAGTGACGTGACTTGGGTCCAATGTGATGCACCTTGTACCGGTTGCACTAAG CCACGTGATCGTCTTTATAAACCGAAAAACAACCTTGTTCCTTGTGCAGACCCTGCTTGTATTGCCATGTACGCCCCGGAAATCCCCAAGTGCAAGGACCCTAATGACCAGTGTGACTATGAGGTCAACTACGCAGATCATGGTTCTTCTTTTGGTGTGCTGGTCAAGGACAACTTCCCCATTCGCCTGTACAATGGCTCTTCTTTCAGTCCTCGATTGGCGTTTGG GTGTGGATATGACCAAAAATATTCTGGATCACACCCTCCACCATCTACAGCAGGAGTTTTGGGCCTTGGCAACGGCAAAGGAAGCATAGTGTCACAATTGCATGCTTTGGGTTTAACGCAGAATGTGGTTGGCCACTGTTTAAGTGGGCGAGGGGGAGGATTCTTATTCATTGGAGATGATCTTGTACCTTCTTCAGGGATTATATGGACACCAATTTCACACAATTCCTTGGA GTACCACTACTCATCGGGACCGGCCGAACTTCTGTTTGGTGGGAAGCCTACTGGTGTAAAGGGCCTCTTCATTGTCTTTGACAGTGGAAGCTCTTATACTTACTTCAATGCCCAAGCTTACCAAACAACAGTCAATCTG CTGAGGAAAGATTTAACTGGAAAGCCATTAAAGGATGCGCCAGAGGATAAATCCCTCCCAATCTGCTGGAAAGGCCCAAAGTCTTTCAAATCCGTTGGTGATGTCAAGGACTACTTCAAGCCTTTAGTGCTGAGCTTTACAAATGCCAGGAGTGTTCAGCTACAATTACCACCTGAAGCTTATCTCATTGTCACA AAACAAGGCAATGTGTGCTTGGGAATTTTGAACAGCGCCGAGGTAGGACTTGAAAATCGTAACATAATTGGAG ACATTTCTATGCAAGATAAAATGGTGATTTATAACAATGAAAAGCAGCTGATTGGATGGACTCCTGCTAATTGTGATAGGCTTCCCAAGTTCTGA
- the LOC108994675 gene encoding probable WRKY transcription factor 50 isoform X1 encodes MSDTNSRPSDSNDRHYYAIEQPNFELSEFLMFEGWPEEDDAYNASVGPVDQNPVNQANEVVLGESGSRSGSHIEEGSDSRDDGSGRERRERVAFKTISEVEILDDGFKWRKYGKKMVKNSPNPRNYYRCSVDGCPVKKRVERDKDDPKYVITTYEGVHNHQSSF; translated from the exons ATGTCTGATACCAATTCCCGACCATCGGACTCGAACGACAGACACTACTATGCTATCGAGCAGCCTAATTTCGAGCTTTCGGAGTTCTTGATGTTTGAGGGGTGGCCGGAGGAGGATGATGCGTATAATGCTTCTGTGGGGCCTGTTGATCAGAACCCGGTTAATCAAGCAAATGAAGTAGTGTTGGGTGAGTCTGGTTCTCGGAGTGGCAGCCACATTGAAGAAGGGTCTGATAGCA GAGACGATGGCAGTGGGcgggagaggagagaaagagtTGCTTTCAAAACAATATCAGAGGTCGAAATACTTGATGATGGGTTCAAGTGGAGGAAGTATGGCAAGAAGATGGTGAAGAACAGCCCAAATCCAAG GAATTACTATAGATGTTCGGTGGACGGATGCCCTgtgaagaagagagttgagagGGATAAAGATGATCCAAAATACGTGATAACAACGTACGAAGGCGTCCATAACCACCAAAGCTCGTTTTAG
- the LOC108994675 gene encoding probable WRKY transcription factor 50 isoform X2 codes for MSDTNSRPSDSNDRHYYAIEQPNFELSEFLMFEGWPEEDDAYNASVGPVDQNPVNQANEVVLGDDGSGRERRERVAFKTISEVEILDDGFKWRKYGKKMVKNSPNPRNYYRCSVDGCPVKKRVERDKDDPKYVITTYEGVHNHQSSF; via the exons ATGTCTGATACCAATTCCCGACCATCGGACTCGAACGACAGACACTACTATGCTATCGAGCAGCCTAATTTCGAGCTTTCGGAGTTCTTGATGTTTGAGGGGTGGCCGGAGGAGGATGATGCGTATAATGCTTCTGTGGGGCCTGTTGATCAGAACCCGGTTAATCAAGCAAATGAAGTAGTGTTGG GAGACGATGGCAGTGGGcgggagaggagagaaagagtTGCTTTCAAAACAATATCAGAGGTCGAAATACTTGATGATGGGTTCAAGTGGAGGAAGTATGGCAAGAAGATGGTGAAGAACAGCCCAAATCCAAG GAATTACTATAGATGTTCGGTGGACGGATGCCCTgtgaagaagagagttgagagGGATAAAGATGATCCAAAATACGTGATAACAACGTACGAAGGCGTCCATAACCACCAAAGCTCGTTTTAG